In Strigops habroptila isolate Jane chromosome 7, bStrHab1.2.pri, whole genome shotgun sequence, the following are encoded in one genomic region:
- the LOC115610892 gene encoding transmembrane protease serine 11E-like, translating to MLTCCTVRCGIWDSASHRQKSFLLTSQWYPKVVIQMDRAVRRMEPWKIAVIVVSVIVVLALIIGLITYFLCHDQEQYYNATFLITNVEYDPQYEKQTTEDFRHLSQEVETVMSAVFNGSFLSKRYIRSHVVSLSPDAGGVLASVVLVFKFASADSKATSWSNINNVLRRRLKSSSTFLNVDESTLRLTDLNKEKGANLLNNCCGIRKQTFSFTGEERITGGQRAREGEWPWQASIQYDGSHRCGASVISNTWLVTAAHCFKGGRTDPRRWTASFGILLRPPTQKKLVRRIIVHEGYNSLGLNHEYDVAVVELASAIEFTSDVHSVCLPEASHVFPDNSSCFVTGWGALENDGYSVNQLRQAEIRIINTATCNRREVYNGAITPGMLCAGYLKGEVDACQGDSGGPLVNANSRGIWYLVGIVSWGDECGKLNKPGVYTRVTYYRNWINSKTGI from the exons GTAGTGATCCAGATGGACAGAGCAGTGAGGCGTATGGAGCCATGGAAGATAGCAGTCATTGTTGTGTCAGTGATAGTAGTGTTAGCCCTCATCATTGGCTTGATTACATACTTTTTATGTCATG ATCAGGAACAATATTACAATGCAACTTTCCTAATCACCAATGTCGAGTATGACCCTCAGTATGAAAAGCAAACCACAGAAGACTTCAGGCACCTGAGCCAAGAAGTTGAAACCGTG ATGTCTGCAGTATTCAATGGGTCCTTTCTAAGTAAAAGGTACATCAGGTCCCATGTTGTCAGTTTAAG CCCAGATGCTGGTGGAGTGCTTGCATCTGTTGTTCTGGTATTTAAATTTGCCTCGGCTGACAGTAAGGCAACAAGCTGGAGTAACATCAACAATGTGTTACGCAGAAGGCTGAAATCAAGCTCCACGTTCTTGAATGTTGACGAGTCTACCCTTAGACTCACAG ACTTGAATAAGGAAAAGGGAGCTAACCTTTTAAACAACT GCTGTGGAATACGAAAACAGACATTCTCCTtcacaggagaggagagaataACTGGCGGGCAGCGTGCACGGGAAGGGGAATGGCCCTGGCAGGCCAGTATTCAGTATGATGGGAGCCATCGCTGTGGTGCATCAGTGATCAGTAATACGTGGCTAGTGACTGCAGCCCACTGCTTTAAAGG AGGAAGAACAGATCCTAGGAGGTGGACTGCCAGCTTTGGAATTCTGCTGAGACCTCCAACCCAGAAAAAATTAGTCCGAAGAATTATCGTTCATGAAGGATACAACAGCTTAGGCCTTAATCATGAATATGATGTGGCTGTTGTTGAACTTGCCTCTGCTATTGAGTTCACAAGTGATGTGCACAGTGTCTGCCTCCCTGAAGCATCTCATGTGTTCCCAGACAACAGTTCCTGTTTTGTCACAGGTTGGGGAGCTTTGGAGAATGATG GCTATAGTGTTAATCAGCTTCGACAAGCAGAAATAAGAATTATAAATACTGCAACTTGTAATAGAAGAGAAGTGTACAATGGAGCAATAACACCTGGAATGTTGTGTGCTGGATACTTGAAGGGGGAGGTGGATGCCTGCCAG ggTGACTCTGGTGGGCCACTGGTGAACGCGAACTCCAGAGGAATCTGGTATCTGGTGGGAATAGTAAGCTGGGGAGATGAATGTGGCAAGCTAAATAAACCAGGAGTGTACACAAGAGTGACTTACTATCGCAACTGGATCAACTCCAAAACGGGCATCTGA